A genomic window from Camelina sativa cultivar DH55 chromosome 2, Cs, whole genome shotgun sequence includes:
- the LOC104752304 gene encoding uncharacterized protein LOC104752304 → MDRRIGENIREEARRAKAIAVEMYRAGDFCGAKEFAVRAQRLNPSLCGLLRLNAVLDVRMGFAKQINGEIDWYAVLSVDPTADLETIHQRYRKLSLDIILDDCDNTVCSVDEANMLLTGSWNHLCNEETKQVYDMRRQEQLQLQNLRRASEAFSSSVDNSTFWTLCRSCSMKYEYPGRCKDLRVMCVHCCKPFDAFECPGPSMNRVTPWTYEKQQQLRRAGTSQVPSFTNNLLVLSAVPAPVLTSQRTFDQVNRVGQATVEARVEQPPPRVSGPVNQLRRASGGDNKRKGPLLTNVPQFRRITEDAGIRGDRLELTPSMVDSTLIEKGSKNCIAAEGVKCESKNTNVVVKKEEPDVVFVIVPDTDFHKFEKDRTKASFREGNQVWAVYDDKGMPRFYAMVHGVVTQEPFKMCYSWVYSKKNVELGPMKWIESGFYKTTGSFSIGKLEYCDSFDSFSHRVKWELGANGFVNIYPKKGDVWALYTNWSPSWNRSTPEEVVNKYQLVEVLHDFEEGRGVPVVPLVKVPGYKAVFRRHPYQWTIPKASNVVTKEEMRGLENVAFKKPKEEADEGEAKKKLGMMRKLETVVKKPKEEGDDGVGSSSNVARDGEITNVKLELGCDQEKKP, encoded by the exons ATGGACAGAAGAATTGGTGAAAACATCCGCGAAGAAGCTAGAAGAGCGAAAGCGATTGCTGTGGAGATGTACAGAGCCGGTGATTTCTGTGGAGCCAAAGAGTTTGCTGTCAGGGCACAAAGGCTTAACCCTTCACTCTGTGGTCTTCTCCGTCTAAATGCGGTTCTTGACGTGCGCATGGGTTTCGCCAAGCAAATCAACGGTGAAATTGACTGGTATGCTGTTTTATCGGTGGACCCGACCGCGGATCTTGAAACAATCCATCAACGTTACAGGAAGCTGTCTCTGGACATCATCCTTGATGACTGTGACAACACTGTTTGTAGCGTTGATGAAGCCAACATGTTACTGACTGGTTCCTGGAATCATCTGTGCAATGAAGAGACGAAGCAAGTTTATGACATGCGACGTCAAGAACAGCTACAACTACAGAATCTGAGAAGAGCTTCAGAGGCGTTTTCTAGTTCTGTGGATAATAGCACCTTCTGGACATTATGCCGTTCTTGTAGCATGAAGTATGAGTATCCAGGTAGATGCAAAGATCTCAGGGTTATGTGTGTTCATTGTTGCAAGCCATTTGATGCTTTTGAGTGTCCTGGACCATCGATGAATCGTGTTACTCCATGGACTTACGAAAAGCAGCAGCAGCTCAGGAGAGCTGGAACGAGTCAGGTTCCGAGCTTCACTAACAATCTGTTGGTTCTGTCAGCAGTGCCTGCACCTGTCTTGACATCTCAAAGAACTTTTGATCAAGTAAACAGAGTTGGTCAAGCAACAGTTGAAGCTAGGGTTGAACAACCTCCACCGAGAGTTTCTGGTCCTGTGAACCAGTTAAGGAGAGCTAGTGGAGGAGATAACAAACGAAAGGGACCTCTACTAACAAATGTTCCTCAGTTCAGAAGAATCACTGAAGACGCAGGGATCAGAGGTGATAGACTCGAGCTTACTCCAAGTATGGTTGACAGTACTTTGATTGAAAAGG GCTCCAAGAACTGCATTGCAGCGGAAGGAGTAAAGTGTGAAAGCAAGAACACTAATGTCGTGGTTAAAAAGGAGGAACCTGATGTAGTGTTTGTGATTGTTCCAGATACTGATTTCCACAAATTTGAAAAGGACCGAACCAAAGCTTCGTTTCGTGAAGGAAACCAGGTATGGGCTGTTTATGATGATAAGGGAATGCCTCGGTTTTATGCAATGGTTCATGGTGTTGTCACTCAAGAACCGTTCAAGATGTGTTATTCTTGGGTGTATAGCAAGAAGAATGTGGAACTAGGTCCAATGAAGTGGATTGAATCAGGTTTTTACAAGACCACCGGAAGCTTCTCAATCGGTAAGCTCGAATATTGCGATTCTTTTGACTCATTCTCACATAGAGTCAAGTGGGAATTAGGTGCCAACGGGTTTGTGAACATCTATCCGAAGAAAGGTGATGTTTGGGCTCTCTATACAAACTGGTCACCATCTTGGAACCGTTCAACTCCTGAAGAAGTTGTGAACAAGTATCAATTAGTTGAAGTGCTTCATGATTTCGAGGAAGGAAGAGGTGTACCGGTTGTGCCTTTAGTCAAAGTCCCTGGATACAAAGCTGTGTTTCGTCGCCATCCATATCAGTGGACAATCCCAAA AGCTTCCAATGTTGTCACTAAAGAGGAGATGAGAGGATTGGAGAATGTGgctttcaagaaaccaaaggaGGAGGCTGATGAGGGCGAAGCAAAAAAGAAGCTTGGAATGATGAGAAAACTGGAGACTGTGGTCAAGAAGCCAAAGGAGGAAGGTGATGATGGTGTGGGGAGTTCGAGCAATGTTGCAAGAGATGGGGAAATTACAAATGTGAAGCTTGAATTGGGATGCGACCAAGAGAAGAAGCCTTAG
- the LOC104725158 gene encoding exocyst complex component EXO70B1-like, translating into MAATTTTAASINAGAGGGGVGGAEDRVLATAQQIVNSLNTPKEVREDMLLIFSSFDNRLSNIKTAMTNQEEDQNDALAARLEAAESVIHRWDGGNDSSRHSSSSSGNYRSSSFSLSFDESPEEATEFLSAVDEVISLLEDLSSEHKPDMVDRADSALQMAMSQLEDEFRRILIRNTVPLDAERLYGSMRRVSLSFADGDVVEDFENFGLVADGDGSGSGSRRRLFHERGGSIGCDLWVDLINPTAVEDLKEIAERMIRAGYEKECVQVYSTVRRDALDECLMILGVEKLSIEEVQKIDWKSMDEKMKKWIQAVKITVRVLLAGEKKICDEIFNGSESSKEVCFNETTKSCVMQLLNFGEAVAIGRRSSEKLFRILDMYDALANVLQTLEVMVTDCFVCNETKGVLEALGDAARGTFVEFENNVRNETSKRPTTNGEVHPMIRYVMNYMKLIVDYAVTLNSLLENDVLDGLYGDDSTEEMSPLAKRILRLITSLESNLEEKSKLYEDGGLQYVFMMNNIYYIVQKVKDSELGKLLGDDWVRKRRGQIRQCATGYLRASWSRVLSALRDESMGGSSSGSPSYGQRSNNSSKMALKERFKDFNASFEDLYRLQTAWKVPDPQLREELRISISEKVIPAYRAFFGRNKSQLEGGRHAGKYIKYTPDDLESYLPDLFEGAQLVIHHPKRKS; encoded by the coding sequence ATGGCCGCAACAACAACCACGGCGGCTAGTATCAACGCTGGAGCCGGAGGTGGTGGTGTTGGTGGAGCTGAAGACCGTGTTCTCGCCACGGCGCAACAGATCGTGAATAGCCTCAACACACCTAAAGAGGTTCGTGAAGATATGTTACTTATCTTCTCTAGCTTCGATAACCGTTTATCGAATATCAAAACTGCGATGACGAACCAGGAGGAGGATCAAAACGACGCTCTTGCGGCGCGTTTAGAAGCTGCGGAATCGGTTATTCATCGTTGGGACGGCGGTAACGATTCTTCTCGTCACTCGTCTTCGTCTTCTGGTAACTATCGTTCCTCTTCGTTTTCTCTTTCGTTCGATGAATCTCCTGAGGAAGCTACGGAGTTTCTCTCAGCTGTTGATGAGGTTATCTCTTTGCTTGAGGATCTTTCGTCTGAGCATAAGCCTGATATGGTCGATAGAGCTGATAGTGCTTTGCAGATGGCTATGTCTCAGCTTGAGGATGAGTTTAGACGAATTTTGATTCGTAACACTGTTCCGTTAGATGCGGAGCGGCTCTATGGCTCGATGCGCCGTGTCTCTCTGTCGTTTGCTGATGGTGATGTGGTTGAggattttgagaattttggatTGGTGGCTGATGGAGATGGTAGTGGGAGTGGGAGTAGGAGGAGGTTGTTTCATGAGAGGGGAGGGAGTATTGGGTGTGATCTTTGGGTTGATTTGATTAATCCGACTGCTGTTGAAGATTTGAAGGAGATTGCGGAGCGGATGATTCGTGCTGGTTATGAGAAGGAGTGTGTTCAGGTTTATAGCACGGTGAGGCGTGATGCTTTGGATGAATGTTTGATGATTCTCGGTGTGGAGAAGCTGAGTATAGAAGAAGTTCAGAAGATTGATTGGAAGTCTATggatgagaagatgaagaagtggaTTCAAGCTGTGAAGATCACTGTTAGGGTTCTTCTGGCTGGTGAGAAGAAGATATGTGATGAGATCTTTAACGGTTCGGAGTCGAGTAAAGAGGTTTGCTTTAACGAGACGACCAAAAGTTGTGTGATGCAGTTGTTGAATTTTGGAGAGGCTGTGGCGATTGGTAGAAGATCGTCAGAGAAGCTGTTTAGGATTCTGGATATGTATGACGCGTTGGCTAATGTGTTGCAGACGTTAGAGGTGATGGTCACTGACTGTTTCGTGTGTAACGAGACCAAGGGGGTGTTGGAAGCACTGGGTGATGCTGCGAGGGGGACTTTTGTTGAGTTTGAGAATAATGTTCGGAATGAGACATCTAAGAGACCGACGACAAATGGTGAGGTTCATCCAATGATACGTTATGTGATGAATTACATGAAACTGATTGTGGATTATGCGGTTACCCTTAATTCTCTTCTGGAGAATGATGTGTTAGATGGCTTATATGGGGATGATAGTACAGAGGAGATGTCTCCTCTTGCGAAACGAATATTGAGGTTGATTACGTCCTTAGAGTCAAATCTGGAAGAGAAATCAAAGTTGTATGAAGATGGTGGGCTACAATATGTGTTCATGATGAATAACATTTATTACATAGTTCAGAAGGTGAAGGATTCTGAGCTGGGGAAACTATTGGGTGATGATTGGGTTAGAAAGCGAAGAGGGCAGATACGTCAATGTGCTACCGGTTACCTCAGGGCTTCCTGGAGCAGGGTGCTATCTGCTTTGAGGGACGAAAGTATGGGTGGAAGCTCAAGCGGTAGCCCGAGTTATGGACAAAGAAGCAACAATTCGTCCAAGATGGCGTTAAAAGAGAGATTCAAAGATTTTAATGctagttttgaagatttatacAGGCTTCAAACAGCTTGGAAGGTCCCGGATCCGCAACTTCGTGAAGAATTAAGAATATCTATATCAGAGAAAGTAATTCCGGCTTACCGGGCTTTCTTCGGAAGGAATAAGAGTCAATTAGAAGGTGGTAGGCATGCTGGAAAGTACATAAAATACACACCAGATGACCTGGAGAGTTACTTACCAGACCTGTTTGAAGGAGCGCAACTGGTTATTCAccacccaaaaagaaaaagttaa
- the LOC104725164 gene encoding pentatricopeptide repeat-containing protein At5g50390, chloroplastic-like, which produces MLFSLFFFKFSSLFFFFLSFFFRHCVASTKQIHLFLRSRIRSVWSGSSVFSHSFIDLITFPIMEIPLSFYQSISLDESRDSYSNHKVFNFPRKFLFSGYDFSLRGRRWKNPFGRITCSSVVQGLKPKPKLKPEKIKLDVDDESKAQVLDDTQIRKSGVRICSQIEKLVLCNRFREAFELFEILEIQGSFKVGVSTYDALVEACIRLRSIRCVKRVYGFMMSNGFEPEQYMMNRILLMHVKCGMIIDARRLFDEMPERNLLSYYSIISGFVNFGNYVEAFQLFKMMWEELSDCETHTFAVMLRASAGLGSIYVGKQLHVCALKLGVVDNIFVSCGLIDMYSKCGDVEDARCAFESMPEKTTVAWNNIIAGYALHGYSEEALWLLYEMRNSGASFDQFTLSIMIRISTRLAKLELTKQAHASLIRNGFESEIVANTALVDFYSKWGRVDTARYVFDTLPRKNIISWNALIGGYANHGRGTDAVKLFEKMIAAKVAPNHVTFLAVLSACSYSGLSEQGWEIFLSMSEVHGIKPRAMHYACMIELLGRDGLLDEAIAFIRRAPLKPTVNMWAALLNACRMHENLELGRVVAEKLYGMGPEKLGNYVVLYNMYNSMGNTAEAAGVLETLESKGLSMMPACTWVEVGDQSHSFLSGDKCDSYDETVKREIYQKVDELMEEIYEYGYLAEEKHILPDVDEKEEERVGKYHSEKLAIAYGLVNTPEWNALQITQNHRICKDCHKVVEFITLVTGREMVVRDASRFHHFKEGKCSCGGYW; this is translated from the exons ATgctcttctctctattttttttcaaattctcctctcttttttttttttttctttctttcttctttagacATTGCGTAGCATCAACGAAACAAATCCATCTTTTTCTACGGAGCCGAATCCGATCAGTATGGTCTGGATCATCTGTTTTCTCCCATTCTTTTATTGATCTCATTACCTTTCCAATCATGGAGATTCCACTCTCGTTTTACCAGAGCATAAGCTTAGACGAGAGTCGAGACTCTTATTCCAATCACAAAGTTTTCAATTTCCCACGAAAGTTTCTCTTTTCTGGATACGATTTCTCACTCCGgggaagaagatggaagaaccCATTTGGGAGGATCACATGTTCCTCTGTAGTTCAAGGTCTGAAACCAAAGCCAAAGCTGAAACCAGAGAAGATCAAACTCGATGTTGATGATGAGTCGAAAgctcaggttttggatgatacCCAGATCAGGAAATCTGGAGTGAGGATATGTAGTCAGATTGAGAAGCTGGTTTTGTGTAATAGGTTCAGGGAAGCGTTtgagttgtttgagattttggAGATTCAAGGTAGTTTTAAAGTAGGTGTTAGTACATATGATGCTTTGGTTGAAGCTTGTATTCGTTTGAGATCGATTCGGTGTGTTAAAAGGGTTTATGGGTTTATGATGAGCAATGGGTTTGAGCCGGAGCAGTACATGATGAACAGAATCTTGTTGATGCATGTGAAATGCGGGATGATTATAGATGCACGTAGgttgtttgatgaaatgcctgagAGGAACTTGTTGTCTTATTACTCGATTATCTCTGGGTTTGTTAACTTTGGTAATTATGTTGAAGCTTTTCAGCTGTTTAAGATGATGTGGGAGGAGCTTTCTGATTGTGAGACTCATACATTTGCGGTGATGCTTCGTGCCTCGGCTGGGTTAGGATCTATTTACGTGGGGAAACAGTTACACGTTTGTGCGTTGAAACTAGGAGTTGTGGATAACATTTTTGTGTCGTGTGGGTTGATAGATATGTATAGCAAGTGCGGGGACGTTGAGGATGCTCGATGCGCTTTTGAGAGTATGCCTGAGAAAACTACAGTTGCTTGGAACAATATCATAGCAGGTTATGCGCTCCATGGTTACAGTGAGGAAGCTCTGTGGTTGTTGTATGAGATGCGAAACTCAGGTGCTTCTTTTGATCAGTTCACACTTTCCATAATGATAAGAATTTCGACTAGGCTTGCAAAGCTTGAGCTTACAAAGCAGGCACACGCTAGTTTAATTAGAAACGGTTTTGAATCAGAAATTGTAGCCAACACGGCTCTTGTGGACTTCTATAGCAAATGGGGCAGAGTAGATACTGCTAGATATGTTTTTGATACATTGCCGAGGAAAAATATAATCTCTTGGAACGCTTTGATTGGCGGGTATGCAAATCATGGTAGAGGAACCGATGCTGTTAAGTTGTTTGAGAAAATGATTGCTGCAAAAGTCGCTCCAAATCATGTCACATTCCTTGCAGTGCTATCAGCTTGTTCCTATTCAGGTTTGTCTGAACAAGGTTGGGAGATTTTCCTATCGATGAGTGAGGTTCATGGGATCAAACCAAGGGCTATGCACTATGCCTGCATGATTGAGCTGTTGGGTAGGGATGGTTTATTAGATGAAGCCATTGCTTTCATCAGAAGAGCACCTTTGAAACCGACGGTTAATATGTGGGCGGCGCTTTTGAATGCCTGTAGGATGCATGAAAACTTGGAGCTAGGAAGAGTGGTTGCTGAAAAACTCTACGGAATGGGACCAGAGAAGCTTGGAAACTACGTTGTGCTGTATAATATGTACAACAGTATGGGAAATACTGCAGAAGCTGCAGGAGTTTTGGAGACATTGGAGAGCAAAGGATTAAGCATGATGCCAGCTTGTACTTGGGTCGAGGTTGGAGATCAGAGTCACAGTTTTCTTTCAGGAGACAAGTGTGATTCTTACGATGAGACGGTGAAAAG GGAAATATACCAAAAAGTCGATGAATTGATGGAAGAAATTTACGAGTATGGGTATTTAGCGGAGGAGAAACACATTTTACCAGACGTggatgagaaggaagaagaacgaGTAGGTAAATATCACAGCGAGAAGCTTGCGATAGCATATGGATTGGTGAATACGCCGGAATGGAATGCACTGCAGATAACGCAGAACCATAGAATCTGCAAAGACTGCCACAAGGTGGTTGAGTTCATAACATTGGTTACAGGAAGAGAGATGGTAGTGAGAGACGCGAGCCGTTTCCATCATTTCAAAGAAGGGAAGTGTTCTTGTGGAGGTTATTGGTGA
- the LOC104725174 gene encoding probable inactive purple acid phosphatase 27 isoform X1, producing the protein MKLAMMGRDLLAILCFIVHVASSLTSSYESGRRDQALSQIDIYSINFALHHPASINASPRVLGSQGEDTEWVNVDISNPEPSSDDWVGVFSPAKFDSSSCAPTDGKELAPFICSAPIKYMYAKSNPDYMKSGNAVLKFMLINQRADFSFALFTGGLSNPTLVAVSNHVSFINPKAPVYPRLALGKIWDEMTVTWTSGYNIDEAIPFVEWSRKGTQSRRSPAGTLTFTRNSMCGAPARTVGWRDPGFIHTAFLKDLWPNLRYTYRMGHELMNGSIIWSKNFTFKSSPYPGQDSLQQIIIFGDMGKGERDGSNEYNDYQPGALNTTDQLIKDLNNIDIVFHIGDITYANGYISQWDQFTAQVEPIASTVPYMIASGNHERDWPDSGSFYGGKDSGGECGVPAETMYYFPAENKAKFWYSADYGMFRFCVADTEHDWREGSEQYLFIERCLASVDRKTQPWLIFIAHRVLGYSTNDWYGQEGSFEEPMGRESLQKLWQKYKVDIAFYGHVHNYERTCPIYQNQCMDNEKTHYSGAFKGTIHVVVGGAGSHLSSFSSLKPNWSILRDYDYGFVKLTAFDHSSLLFEYKKSSNGVVHDSFTVSRDYRDVLACVRDSCEPTTLAS; encoded by the exons atgaaACTCGCAATGATGGGTAGGGATTTGTTGGCGATTCTGTGTTTCATCGTACATGTGGCTTCGAGCTTGACCTCAAGTTACGAAAGTGGACGTCGAGATCAAGCACTGTCTCAAATTGATATTTACAGCATTAATTTTGCTCTGCATCACCCTGCTTCCATTAACGCTTCCCCTCGTGTTCTTGGTTCTCAG GGTGAGGACACTGAATGGGTAAATGTTGATATTTCAAACCCAGAGCCGTCTTCAGACGATTGGGTTGGAGTCTTCTCACCAGCAAAATTCGA cTCATCTTCTTGTGCTCCAACTGATGGCAAAGAGTTAGCTCCTTTTATTTGCTCAGCTCCAATCAAG TATATGTATGCCAAGTCCAATCCTGACTACATGAAGTCCGGTAATGCGGTTTTGAAGTTTATGCTTATTAACCAGAGAGCTGATTTCTCCTTTGCACTCTTTACCGGGGGGCTTTCAAAT CCAACACTTGTTGCTGTTTCGAATcatgtatcatttatcaatCCTAAAGCTCCGGTTTATCCGCGTCTTGCTTTAGGGAAGATTTGGGACGAA ATGACTGTAACATGGACGAGCGGATACAACATAGATGAGGCTATTCCGTTTGTGGAATGGAGTCGGAAGGGAACTCAAAGTAGAAGATCGCCAGCTGGTACCTTGACTTTTACCAGAAACAGCATGTGTG GTGCTCCTGCTCGTACTGTTGGTTGGCGGGATCCTGGTTTCATTCACACTGCTTTCTTGAAAGATCTTTGGCCAAACCTCAG GTACACATACAGGATGGGTCATGAGTTGATGAATGGTTCGATAATTTGGAGCAAGAATTTCACGTTCAAGTCTTCTCCTTATCCTGGACAAGACTCGTTACAACAGATCATAATCTTTGGCGACATGGGCAAG gGAGAGCGGGATGGGTCAAATGAATACAATGATTATCAGCCTGGTGCCCTCAACACGACTGACCAACTCATCAAGGACTTGAACAACATTGACATTGTTTTCCACATTGGAGATATCACTTACGCGAATGGTTACATTTCTCAGTGGGATCAGTTCACAGCTCAAGTTGAACCTATCGCTTCTACTGTTCCATACATGATTGCAAG TGGCAACCATGAGCGGGATTGGCCAGACTCTGGTTCCTTCTATGGTGGTAAAGACTCTGGAGGGGAGTGTGGGGTTCCTGCTGAAACCATGTACTATTTTCCTGCTGAGAACAAAGCTAAGTTCTGGTACTCTGCGGATTATGGAATGTTTCGGTTCTGTGTAGCGGATACTGAACATGATTGGAGAGAAGGGTCAGAACAGTATCTATTCATAGAGCGTTGTCTTGCCTCTGTTGATAGAAAGACTCAGCCATGGTTGATCTTTATTGCACATCGTGTCCTTGGTTATTCGACAAATGATTGGTATGGtcaagaaggttcctttgaagAGCCTATGGGAAGAGAGAGCTTGCAGAAGCTGTGGCAGAAGTACAAAGTAGACATTGCGTTCTACGGCCATGTCCATAACTATGAGAGAACCTGCCCCATTTACCAAAACCAATGTATGGACAATGAGAAGACTCACTACTCAGGAGCCTTTAAAGGAACTATACACGTGGTTGTTGGTGGTGCAGGAAGTCACTTGTCTTCCTTCAGCTCGCTGAAACCCAACTGGAGTATCTTGAGAGACTATGATTACGGGTTTGTAAAGTTGACGGCATTCGATCACTCCTCGCTTCTCTTTGAGTACAAGAAGAGCAGCAATGGAGTTGTCCATGACTCCTTCACCGTCTCTAGAGATTACAGAGATGTCTTGGCTTGTGTTCGGGATAGCTGTGAGCCGACCACATTAGCTTCTTAA
- the LOC104725174 gene encoding probable inactive purple acid phosphatase 27 isoform X2, protein MLIFQTQSRLQTIGLESSHQQNSNGKELAPFICSAPIKYMYAKSNPDYMKSGNAVLKFMLINQRADFSFALFTGGLSNPTLVAVSNHVSFINPKAPVYPRLALGKIWDEMTVTWTSGYNIDEAIPFVEWSRKGTQSRRSPAGTLTFTRNSMCGAPARTVGWRDPGFIHTAFLKDLWPNLRYTYRMGHELMNGSIIWSKNFTFKSSPYPGQDSLQQIIIFGDMGKGERDGSNEYNDYQPGALNTTDQLIKDLNNIDIVFHIGDITYANGYISQWDQFTAQVEPIASTVPYMIASGNHERDWPDSGSFYGGKDSGGECGVPAETMYYFPAENKAKFWYSADYGMFRFCVADTEHDWREGSEQYLFIERCLASVDRKTQPWLIFIAHRVLGYSTNDWYGQEGSFEEPMGRESLQKLWQKYKVDIAFYGHVHNYERTCPIYQNQCMDNEKTHYSGAFKGTIHVVVGGAGSHLSSFSSLKPNWSILRDYDYGFVKLTAFDHSSLLFEYKKSSNGVVHDSFTVSRDYRDVLACVRDSCEPTTLAS, encoded by the exons ATGTTGATATTTCAAACCCAGAGCCGTCTTCAGACGATTGGGTTGGAGTCTTCTCACCAGCAAAATTCGA ATGGCAAAGAGTTAGCTCCTTTTATTTGCTCAGCTCCAATCAAG TATATGTATGCCAAGTCCAATCCTGACTACATGAAGTCCGGTAATGCGGTTTTGAAGTTTATGCTTATTAACCAGAGAGCTGATTTCTCCTTTGCACTCTTTACCGGGGGGCTTTCAAAT CCAACACTTGTTGCTGTTTCGAATcatgtatcatttatcaatCCTAAAGCTCCGGTTTATCCGCGTCTTGCTTTAGGGAAGATTTGGGACGAA ATGACTGTAACATGGACGAGCGGATACAACATAGATGAGGCTATTCCGTTTGTGGAATGGAGTCGGAAGGGAACTCAAAGTAGAAGATCGCCAGCTGGTACCTTGACTTTTACCAGAAACAGCATGTGTG GTGCTCCTGCTCGTACTGTTGGTTGGCGGGATCCTGGTTTCATTCACACTGCTTTCTTGAAAGATCTTTGGCCAAACCTCAG GTACACATACAGGATGGGTCATGAGTTGATGAATGGTTCGATAATTTGGAGCAAGAATTTCACGTTCAAGTCTTCTCCTTATCCTGGACAAGACTCGTTACAACAGATCATAATCTTTGGCGACATGGGCAAG gGAGAGCGGGATGGGTCAAATGAATACAATGATTATCAGCCTGGTGCCCTCAACACGACTGACCAACTCATCAAGGACTTGAACAACATTGACATTGTTTTCCACATTGGAGATATCACTTACGCGAATGGTTACATTTCTCAGTGGGATCAGTTCACAGCTCAAGTTGAACCTATCGCTTCTACTGTTCCATACATGATTGCAAG TGGCAACCATGAGCGGGATTGGCCAGACTCTGGTTCCTTCTATGGTGGTAAAGACTCTGGAGGGGAGTGTGGGGTTCCTGCTGAAACCATGTACTATTTTCCTGCTGAGAACAAAGCTAAGTTCTGGTACTCTGCGGATTATGGAATGTTTCGGTTCTGTGTAGCGGATACTGAACATGATTGGAGAGAAGGGTCAGAACAGTATCTATTCATAGAGCGTTGTCTTGCCTCTGTTGATAGAAAGACTCAGCCATGGTTGATCTTTATTGCACATCGTGTCCTTGGTTATTCGACAAATGATTGGTATGGtcaagaaggttcctttgaagAGCCTATGGGAAGAGAGAGCTTGCAGAAGCTGTGGCAGAAGTACAAAGTAGACATTGCGTTCTACGGCCATGTCCATAACTATGAGAGAACCTGCCCCATTTACCAAAACCAATGTATGGACAATGAGAAGACTCACTACTCAGGAGCCTTTAAAGGAACTATACACGTGGTTGTTGGTGGTGCAGGAAGTCACTTGTCTTCCTTCAGCTCGCTGAAACCCAACTGGAGTATCTTGAGAGACTATGATTACGGGTTTGTAAAGTTGACGGCATTCGATCACTCCTCGCTTCTCTTTGAGTACAAGAAGAGCAGCAATGGAGTTGTCCATGACTCCTTCACCGTCTCTAGAGATTACAGAGATGTCTTGGCTTGTGTTCGGGATAGCTGTGAGCCGACCACATTAGCTTCTTAA
- the LOC104725185 gene encoding uncharacterized protein LOC104725185, which yields MSNSSDETLEHEKGQQRLESDDKISNVNQRAEPSQEWETMARAWVSAFPDAKAVVSVGEVETWIGTNLDSLPADLRHMPRSELVDRLLSIQHYMRPTPSSDQNEQNVETDQQHPARFQRTDQWLPVYSWLESLDNGELVKSKDISEWLDATPEVKQELSSRHSRYHLTHYVKKCHLKILKRKEKKGLIRLSRATAMEVHKEFGEKHLAMLSADPLSNIPKDSDLYRTKQKEAKRRYEILVELEKRLAPHFSKPRIANR from the exons atgtcgaATTCGAGTGACGAAACCCTAGAACATGAAAAGGGGCAGCAGCGATTGGAATCGGATGACAAAATCTCAAACGTGAACCAGAGAGCAGAGCCATCTCAGGAATGGGAGACAATGGCTCGAGCTTGGGTCTCAGCTTTCCCCGACGCTAAAGCCGTCGTAAGCGTCGGCGAAGTCGAGACTTGGATCGGCACAAACTTAGATTCCTTACCGGCGGATCTCCGTCACATGCCTCGCTCCGAGCTCGTAGATCGTCTCCTCTCAATCCAACATTACATGAGACCAACACCATCGTCAGATCAGAACGAG CAAAACGTGGAAACGGATCAACAACACCCAGCTCGATTTCAGAGGACTGATCAGTGGTTACCTGTGTATTCGTGGTTAGAGTCTTTGGATAATGGAGAGTTGGTGAAATCTAAGGATATTTCTGAGTGGCTTGATGCTACTCCTGAGGTTAAACAAGAACTTTCTTCTAGGCATTCTCGTTATCACTTGACTCATTATGTCAAGAAATGTCATCTCAAGATTCttaaaagaaaggagaagaag GGACTAATCCGGTTGAGCAGAGCAACTGCGATGGAAGTTCACAAAGAATTTGGCGAGAAACACCTTGCTATGCTTTCAG CTGATCCGTTGAGCAACATACCGAAAGACAGTGACCTTTACCGCACAAAACAGAAAGAAGCTAAACGCAGATATGAGAT CTTGGTAGAGCTCGAGAAGAGACTGGCTCCGCATTTTTCAAAGCCTCGGATAGCAAACAGATGA